The DNA window GATCGCCGCCGCCATTCCCGCCGATCCAGACCGTGCCCGCCTCGTCGACGAAGAGGCCGTGGACGTTGGCGGGCCATTGCTCGTCGCCTTCCTCGACAGCCTCACGGCCCTCGCCGGTGACAGTGCTTTCCCCCGGCGCGAGTTCAGGCCCGCCCCAGGCGCGCAGGAGCGTGCCCTCGCGGTCGAATTGCAGGACGTGCGGAGGCGACTTGCAGCAGGCGACGGTAAGCGGCGGGTCGCGGTCAAGGCCCGCCTCGGTCGGATTGAGCGAATTGGGCCTCGTGAGAACCCAGACCGTGTCGTCCTTCGCCACCGCAAGGCCCGGGACCTGGCCAAGGATCAGGTCATCGGGCAGCGCGGGCCAGCTCGCATCGGCCTTGAAGGTTGGAAGCGGCACGCCTTCCTTCACCCGAGCGCTTTCGACCTCGACCAGCGTGTCGGCCTGCACGGCGGCGGGCATGAGGGCGAGCGCGCCTGCGAGCGCGAGAATGGCTGATTTCATGTGTTCCTCTCCCGGTGGGTGAATCTATGCGTTGAGCGATCCGATAATCTCCGGAAGCGCTTTCGCATAGCGCTCGACGTCCTCGAGCCGGCCGGTGCTGACGCGCGACCATGTCTTCCAGGGCCCGTAGGCGCCGCGGATCCGGATCCCGCGCTTTCCCATGGCGACCTGCACCGCATCGGCATCGGGGACCTTCACGTAAACGAAATTGGTCTGCGAGGGCAGGGCGGTAAGGCCCGACTTCGCGACCGCATCGAGGATCATCTCGCGCCCTTCCAGAACCATAAGGCGCGATTGTGCGAGGAAGCCCGTGTCGCTGTAGCTCGCGATCGCGGCGGCGACGCCTGCGACATTCCCGCCGAAGCTCATCAGGTAGCCCCGGATGAGGTCGGCGTTTTCCTCGGTCGTGATCGCATAACCCACGCGCATCCCTGCCATGCCGTAGATCTTGGAGAAGGTGCGGCACACGATCACGTCGCGTCCGGCGCGCGCAAGATCGATCAGGGTGTTGTCGCCCGGTGCATCAGTGAGCTCGTTATAGGCTTCGTCCACCAGCAGGGTCGCCGTCGGCGTGACCGTATCCGCAAAAGCGCGCAGGTCCGCCGCGGGGATCAGCATGCCGGTCGGGTTGTTGGGATTGCAGATCTGGACCAGCGAAACCCCCGTCTCGAGCTTTGCCTTCATGGCGGCAAGGTTGACGCCCATGTCGGAGCCGAGCGGCACGCGGACCGATTCGACCCCCTGCCGTTCGCCGTAGACAACCGTCGTGTCCCAGAACAGGTCAGGACACAGCACCTTGCCTTTCGCCCCCCAGGCGAGCGCGATCGCGCACAGGATCTCGGTCGAGCCGCTGCCGAGGACCACCTGCCGGGGCGAGACCCGGTGGCGTTCGGCGATCATGTCGGCGAGCCGGTCAAGCCCGCGATCGGCATAATAGCAGCCCATCCGCGCGCTTTCGGCGACCGCCTTGAGCGCGGAGGGCGCGGGGCCGTAGGGATTCTCGTTGCGGCTGAGCAGCGCCTCGCCCGGCATAGGCCCGAAATCGGGAGCGTCCATCGCGCTCGTCGCGGCGGCCAGCGGGGAGAACCCTGCTCCGGCGAGAGGTGCAAGACCGGCCGACAGGCTGGCGCCGGCGAGAAACGATCTGCGATTGCTGTGCATGGAACGGCTCCTTGGCTTGGGTGGTCAGTACTTGGCGATCATGGTTGCCCCGACGAGGATGAGGTAGATTCCGAAAACCCGCCGCAGCAGGGCAGGCGAAAGAAGATGCGCGGTCGCCACGCCGAGCGGGGCGAAGACGACCGACGTGAGCACGATGACGAAGGCCGCGGGCACGTTGACATAGCCGAGCGAGCCCCACGGCAGGTCCGGCTCGCCCATGCCGATGACGAGAAAGCCGATGCTGGCCGGGACCGCGATGATCGCGCCCATTCCCGCCGCCGTCCCGATCGCGCGGTGAATGGGCGTGCCGCACATCGTCATGGTCAGCGTCGCGATCGTCCCGCCGCCGATCCCGAGCAGCGCCGAAATCGCCCCGAGCGATCCGGCGAGCCCGAACCGCGCCACACCGGCGGGCATGGCCGAGAGTACCGGCTCTTCATTCCGGCGCGGCAGCAGGAAATAGACCGCGAAGCCGAGCACGCCGAGGCCGAAGACCACCGCCAGCGTCGCTCCCGAAATGCGGTCGGCGATCATCGATCCCGCGACCGTGCCGAGCACGACCCACGGCGCCCAGCTTTTGAGAATGCCGAAATCGACCGATCCGCGCGCGGCATGGCTCTGGGTCGAGCGGGCCGAGGTGAAGATGATCGTCGCAAGGCTGGTGCCGACCGCGATATGCGGGACCTGGTCGGTCGCGACCCCCAGCAGCGGGAAGATGAAGACGAGCGCGGGGACGACCACGAAGCCGCCGCCTATGCCGAACAGGCCGGCGGCGAAGCCAGCTCCCGCACCGACCGCAAGCAGTACCGGAATGGCAAAGGTCAGGGATGCAGTGTCGCCCACCAGCACCTTTGTAACGCAGCGTCCGTCCCTGCCAAGCGAATTGTTGCAGCGCAGCAAGGCGCGGCGCTCCGTTCGGAACGCGAGACGGGGATTAGCATTTGTTATTCATGGAAAACGATCCCTTAGAGAAAGTCACCGTCTGGTATGACGGCGCCTGTCCGCTCTGCCTGCGCGAGATTGCGCTGATGCGGCGGCTGGACCGGCGCGGGGCGATCCGCTTCGTCGACGTCTCTGACAAGGGCGAGCCAGCATCCTGCCCGATCGACCGAACGCGCCTGCTCGAGCGGTTCCATGCAGAAGAGGACGGCGTGCTGCTCGAAGGTGCTGCGGCCTTCGCCGCGATGTGGCGGGCGATCCCGCTGCTGCGCCCGCTCGGCCTTGCCGCGCGCTGGCGGCCGTTGCTGGGCCTGCTCGAGGCGGCGTATCGTCAGTTTCTCAAGGTCCGGCCGCGGCTCCAGCGCTTCTTCGCGTAAGCCTCCACATTCGCTCTTGCCCCGCGCCGCTCCATCGGCTGGAACGGGCGCGGGAAAAGAGGAGAGGACCCGCGATGAGCCATTTCGGTGCGATGCAGAACGAAATCTACAATGCCGGTCTGAAAGGTATATTGCCCGATTACCCGGTCGATTTCGCCACGCTGGAAAAGCGCGCGCACGAGGCGCTCGGCCCAATGCTGACCAATTACGTCGCAGGCGGCTGCGGCGACGAACACACGCAGGACGAGAACGCGGCGGCCTTTCACCACTGGGGCATGGTCCCGCGCATGATGGTCGACTGTTCCGAACGGGACCTGTCGATCGAACTGTTCGGGCACCGCTACGAAACGCCGCTATTCATGGCGCCGATCGGCCTCAACGGCGAAGCTTCGCGGGACCGCCACGGGGACATGGCAGCCGCGCGCGCCTCGGCGATGACGGGCGTGCCGTTCTGCGCCTCGACGCTCTCCAACGACCCGCTGGAGGACGTGAAGGCGGCCTGTGGCGACACGCCCGCATGGTTTCAGCTCTATACCCCGCGCAACCGCGAACTGGCGACAAGCCTCATCCGCCGCGCCGAGAAGGCGGGCTATTCCGCGCTCGTCGTGACTCTGGACACCTGGGTGACCGGCTGGCGGCCGCGCGACCTCAATGCATCCAATTTCCCGCAGCTGCGCGGCAAGGTCCTGCAGAACTATTTCACCGATCCGGTCTTCCGCTCGCTGCTGGCGAAGCCGCCGGAAGAGGACCCGGCAGCGGCGATCTTCACCTGGGCGGCGACTTTCGGACAGGTGCTGACCTGGGATGACATGGAATGGTTCAAGTCGGTGACGAAGCTGCCGATCGTTCTCAAGGGGATCTGCCATCCAGACGATGCGCGGCGCGCGGTCGATACCGGGGCGGATGCGATCTACTGCTCCAACCA is part of the Erythrobacter litoralis genome and encodes:
- a CDS encoding pyridoxal phosphate-dependent aminotransferase, which codes for MHSNRRSFLAGASLSAGLAPLAGAGFSPLAAATSAMDAPDFGPMPGEALLSRNENPYGPAPSALKAVAESARMGCYYADRGLDRLADMIAERHRVSPRQVVLGSGSTEILCAIALAWGAKGKVLCPDLFWDTTVVYGERQGVESVRVPLGSDMGVNLAAMKAKLETGVSLVQICNPNNPTGMLIPAADLRAFADTVTPTATLLVDEAYNELTDAPGDNTLIDLARAGRDVIVCRTFSKIYGMAGMRVGYAITTEENADLIRGYLMSFGGNVAGVAAAIASYSDTGFLAQSRLMVLEGREMILDAVAKSGLTALPSQTNFVYVKVPDADAVQVAMGKRGIRIRGAYGPWKTWSRVSTGRLEDVERYAKALPEIIGSLNA
- a CDS encoding alpha-hydroxy-acid oxidizing protein is translated as MSHFGAMQNEIYNAGLKGILPDYPVDFATLEKRAHEALGPMLTNYVAGGCGDEHTQDENAAAFHHWGMVPRMMVDCSERDLSIELFGHRYETPLFMAPIGLNGEASRDRHGDMAAARASAMTGVPFCASTLSNDPLEDVKAACGDTPAWFQLYTPRNRELATSLIRRAEKAGYSALVVTLDTWVTGWRPRDLNASNFPQLRGKVLQNYFTDPVFRSLLAKPPEEDPAAAIFTWAATFGQVLTWDDMEWFKSVTKLPIVLKGICHPDDARRAVDTGADAIYCSNHGGRQANGGIATIDLLADVVKAAGEVPVLFDSGVRSGTDAVKALALGARAVGVGRPYTYGLAIGGDQGAAWVLRSILAEADLLMAVNGYPTLADVRSAGAVRTDR
- a CDS encoding thiol-disulfide oxidoreductase DCC family protein → MENDPLEKVTVWYDGACPLCLREIALMRRLDRRGAIRFVDVSDKGEPASCPIDRTRLLERFHAEEDGVLLEGAAAFAAMWRAIPLLRPLGLAARWRPLLGLLEAAYRQFLKVRPRLQRFFA
- a CDS encoding sulfite exporter TauE/SafE family protein → MVGDTASLTFAIPVLLAVGAGAGFAAGLFGIGGGFVVVPALVFIFPLLGVATDQVPHIAVGTSLATIIFTSARSTQSHAARGSVDFGILKSWAPWVVLGTVAGSMIADRISGATLAVVFGLGVLGFAVYFLLPRRNEEPVLSAMPAGVARFGLAGSLGAISALLGIGGGTIATLTMTMCGTPIHRAIGTAAGMGAIIAVPASIGFLVIGMGEPDLPWGSLGYVNVPAAFVIVLTSVVFAPLGVATAHLLSPALLRRVFGIYLILVGATMIAKY